Proteins from one Triticum aestivum cultivar Chinese Spring chromosome 7A, IWGSC CS RefSeq v2.1, whole genome shotgun sequence genomic window:
- the LOC123147276 gene encoding protein NTM1-like 9 isoform X1, protein MTVMELKALPLGFRFHPTDEELVRHYLKGKITGQIKNEVEVIPEIDVCKCEPWDLPDKALIRSEDPEWFFFAPKDRKYPNGSRSNRATEAGYWKATGKDRVIKSKGEKKKQHMIGMKKTLVFHRGRAPKGERTGWIMHEYRTTEPEFESGEQGGYVLYRLFQKQLEKTERSIPEEMDRSGYSPTPSRSTPDNMEANEEAITLINKESPESGLHGCPIELPGTIDTPGTPVTRWLADRNGNSGIDEANVLGMPFHGNVDESPKQADMSVGSLAHLIDSQTENLGSHEFATVSAPMLSHEDLDKLLLQLPHNSVEDFLNETIADPDEHSSTAYKVQYDADTCFMQAQGELLYDGPNWFGNFLSDDTNPQQSGLYENAALLPYGTNPDVLSMDSGDESLQDLFNSMDDSSGQNDVWSNGFGFNPMHQQLQSTVHPNYIFSQQGIAPRRLRLLDSLSDVNVESRECMTRDEHEGEESDIVTSKCTSESVESSADVDDSESTGVTIMTRRRALTRSVPSDCDDAQSTGITIMARRPAPSSNMPSDEADAEATGIDIMSRHTAPSSSTDSSFNTEQGTAVRRLRLQSNLDAGSCSSVDGSSSCIIEHGSENEGLEAEIEEHVDTNFPDDAGNSHADEQMYMPDHEANSGMRLRKTAEKSDKESKQECGLQSHVRAPRKRGGFAARMILPVLSVALLVLVSVGIYGWA, encoded by the exons ATGACGGTGATGGAGCTCAAGGCGCTACCGCTCGGTTTCCGGTTCCACCCCACCGACGAGGAGCTCGTCAGGCACTACCTCAAGGGGAAGATCACGGGGCAGATCAAGAACGAGGTCGAGGTGATCCCGGAGATCGACGTCTGCAAGTGCGAGCCGTGGGACCTCCCAG ATAAAGCTTTGATCCGCTCGGAGGATCCAGAGTGGTTCTTCTTTGCACCCAAGGACCGCAAGTACCCCAATGGAAGCAGGTCAAACAGGGCGACGGAGGCTGGGTACTGGAAGGCGACAGGGAAGGACAGGGTCATCAAGTCCAAGGGCGAGAAGAAGAAGCAGCATATGATTGGCATGAAGAAGACCCTTGTGTTCCACCGAGGACGTGCCCCGAAAGGGGAGCGCACTGGTTGGATTATGCACGAGTACCGCACCACCGAGCCAGAGTTTGAGTCTGGCGAGCAG GGTGGTTATGTTCTCTACCGCCTATTTCAAAAGCAATTGGAGAAAACTGAGCGCTCCATTCCAGAGGAAATGGATAGAAGTGGCTACTCTCCCACTCCATCTCGTTCAACTCCTGACAACATGGAAGCAAACGAGGAAGCTATCACACTCATAAATAAGGAATCTCCTGAATCTGGTCTGCATGGATGTCCAATTGAGTTGCCAGGTACAATTGATACTCCGGGCACACCGGTTACAAGGTGGCTTGCAGACCGAAATGGCAATTCGGGGATAGATGAAGCAAATGTTTTAGGCATGCCTTTTCATGGTAATGTCGATGAAAGTCCCAAG CAGGCTGATATGTCGGTTGGCTCTTTGGCTCACCTAATTGATTCACAGACGGAAAATCTCGGGTCTCATGAATTTGCAACCGTTTCTGCCCCCATGTTATCGCATGAGGATTTGGACAAGCTTCTACTTCAGTTACCTCATAATTCAGTGGAAGATTTCTTGAATGAAACAATTGCTGATCCGGATGAGCATTCATCAACTGCATATAAAGTTCAGTATGATGCAGACACTTGTTTTATGCAG GCTCAGGGCGAGTTGCTATATGATGGTCCAAACTGGTTCGGTAATTTTCTGTCAGATGACACAAATCCACAACAAAGTGGATTATATGAGAATGCAGCATTGCTTCCTTATGGCACTAATCCGGATGTACTTTCCATGGACTCCGGCGATGAGTCCTTGCAAGATTTGTTCAATAGCATGGACGATTCAAGTGGGCAGAATGATGTATGGAGCAACGGATTTGGATTTAATCCCATGCATCAGCAGTTACAGTCTACTGTGCATCCGAACTATATATTTTCTCAACAGGGCATTGCACCGAGGAGGCTTCGGCTACTGGATTCATTGTCTGATGTCAATGTTGAGAGTAGAGAGTGTATGACCAGAGATGAACATGAAGGTGAAGAGTCAGATATTGTAACTTCGAAGTGTACGAGTGAATCTGTTGAGTCATCTGCAGATGTAGATGATTCTGAGTCAACCGGGGTTACTATTATGACCCGGCGCCGTGCTCTAACTAGAAGTGTGCCTTCCGACTGTGATGATGCTCAATCAACGGGGATTACAATTATGGCCCGGCGCCCTGCTCCAAGTTCAAATATGCCTTCCGATGAAGCTGATGCTGAGGCAACAGGGATTGATATTATGAGCCGACACACAGCTCCAAGTTCAAGCACAGATAGCTCATTTAACACCGAACAAGGGACTGCAGTGCGAAGGTTACGGCTACAATCGAACCTTGATGCAGGATCATGTTCCAGTGTTGATGGTTCGTCAAGTTGCATTATAGAACATGGAAGTGAAAACGAAGGCCTGGAAGCTGAG ATTGAAGAGCATGTGGACACAAACTTCCCTGATGACGCTGGCAACAGTCATGCTGATGAGCAAATGTACATGCCTGATCATG AAGCTAATTCTGGCATGAGGCTGCGGAAGACGGCAGAGAAAAGCGACAAGGAGAGCAAGCAGGAGTGTGGTCTACAGTCACATGTGAGAGCACCAAGGAAGAGGGGAGGCTTTGCAGCACGCATGATCTTGCCAGTTCTATCGGTGGCTCTTCTCGTCCTTGTCAGCGTTGGGATCTATGGATGGGCATAA
- the LOC123147276 gene encoding protein NTM1-like 9 isoform X2, translating into MTVMELKALPLGFRFHPTDEELVRHYLKGKITGQIKNEVEVIPEIDVCKCEPWDLPDKALIRSEDPEWFFFAPKDRKYPNGSRSNRATEAGYWKATGKDRVIKSKGEKKKQHMIGMKKTLVFHRGRAPKGERTGWIMHEYRTTEPEFESGEQGGYVLYRLFQKQLEKTERSIPEEMDRSGYSPTPSRSTPDNMEANEEAITLINKESPESGLHGCPIELPGTIDTPGTPVTRWLADRNGNSGIDEANVLGMPFHGNVDESPKADMSVGSLAHLIDSQTENLGSHEFATVSAPMLSHEDLDKLLLQLPHNSVEDFLNETIADPDEHSSTAYKVQYDADTCFMQAQGELLYDGPNWFGNFLSDDTNPQQSGLYENAALLPYGTNPDVLSMDSGDESLQDLFNSMDDSSGQNDVWSNGFGFNPMHQQLQSTVHPNYIFSQQGIAPRRLRLLDSLSDVNVESRECMTRDEHEGEESDIVTSKCTSESVESSADVDDSESTGVTIMTRRRALTRSVPSDCDDAQSTGITIMARRPAPSSNMPSDEADAEATGIDIMSRHTAPSSSTDSSFNTEQGTAVRRLRLQSNLDAGSCSSVDGSSSCIIEHGSENEGLEAEIEEHVDTNFPDDAGNSHADEQMYMPDHEANSGMRLRKTAEKSDKESKQECGLQSHVRAPRKRGGFAARMILPVLSVALLVLVSVGIYGWA; encoded by the exons ATGACGGTGATGGAGCTCAAGGCGCTACCGCTCGGTTTCCGGTTCCACCCCACCGACGAGGAGCTCGTCAGGCACTACCTCAAGGGGAAGATCACGGGGCAGATCAAGAACGAGGTCGAGGTGATCCCGGAGATCGACGTCTGCAAGTGCGAGCCGTGGGACCTCCCAG ATAAAGCTTTGATCCGCTCGGAGGATCCAGAGTGGTTCTTCTTTGCACCCAAGGACCGCAAGTACCCCAATGGAAGCAGGTCAAACAGGGCGACGGAGGCTGGGTACTGGAAGGCGACAGGGAAGGACAGGGTCATCAAGTCCAAGGGCGAGAAGAAGAAGCAGCATATGATTGGCATGAAGAAGACCCTTGTGTTCCACCGAGGACGTGCCCCGAAAGGGGAGCGCACTGGTTGGATTATGCACGAGTACCGCACCACCGAGCCAGAGTTTGAGTCTGGCGAGCAG GGTGGTTATGTTCTCTACCGCCTATTTCAAAAGCAATTGGAGAAAACTGAGCGCTCCATTCCAGAGGAAATGGATAGAAGTGGCTACTCTCCCACTCCATCTCGTTCAACTCCTGACAACATGGAAGCAAACGAGGAAGCTATCACACTCATAAATAAGGAATCTCCTGAATCTGGTCTGCATGGATGTCCAATTGAGTTGCCAGGTACAATTGATACTCCGGGCACACCGGTTACAAGGTGGCTTGCAGACCGAAATGGCAATTCGGGGATAGATGAAGCAAATGTTTTAGGCATGCCTTTTCATGGTAATGTCGATGAAAGTCCCAAG GCTGATATGTCGGTTGGCTCTTTGGCTCACCTAATTGATTCACAGACGGAAAATCTCGGGTCTCATGAATTTGCAACCGTTTCTGCCCCCATGTTATCGCATGAGGATTTGGACAAGCTTCTACTTCAGTTACCTCATAATTCAGTGGAAGATTTCTTGAATGAAACAATTGCTGATCCGGATGAGCATTCATCAACTGCATATAAAGTTCAGTATGATGCAGACACTTGTTTTATGCAG GCTCAGGGCGAGTTGCTATATGATGGTCCAAACTGGTTCGGTAATTTTCTGTCAGATGACACAAATCCACAACAAAGTGGATTATATGAGAATGCAGCATTGCTTCCTTATGGCACTAATCCGGATGTACTTTCCATGGACTCCGGCGATGAGTCCTTGCAAGATTTGTTCAATAGCATGGACGATTCAAGTGGGCAGAATGATGTATGGAGCAACGGATTTGGATTTAATCCCATGCATCAGCAGTTACAGTCTACTGTGCATCCGAACTATATATTTTCTCAACAGGGCATTGCACCGAGGAGGCTTCGGCTACTGGATTCATTGTCTGATGTCAATGTTGAGAGTAGAGAGTGTATGACCAGAGATGAACATGAAGGTGAAGAGTCAGATATTGTAACTTCGAAGTGTACGAGTGAATCTGTTGAGTCATCTGCAGATGTAGATGATTCTGAGTCAACCGGGGTTACTATTATGACCCGGCGCCGTGCTCTAACTAGAAGTGTGCCTTCCGACTGTGATGATGCTCAATCAACGGGGATTACAATTATGGCCCGGCGCCCTGCTCCAAGTTCAAATATGCCTTCCGATGAAGCTGATGCTGAGGCAACAGGGATTGATATTATGAGCCGACACACAGCTCCAAGTTCAAGCACAGATAGCTCATTTAACACCGAACAAGGGACTGCAGTGCGAAGGTTACGGCTACAATCGAACCTTGATGCAGGATCATGTTCCAGTGTTGATGGTTCGTCAAGTTGCATTATAGAACATGGAAGTGAAAACGAAGGCCTGGAAGCTGAG ATTGAAGAGCATGTGGACACAAACTTCCCTGATGACGCTGGCAACAGTCATGCTGATGAGCAAATGTACATGCCTGATCATG AAGCTAATTCTGGCATGAGGCTGCGGAAGACGGCAGAGAAAAGCGACAAGGAGAGCAAGCAGGAGTGTGGTCTACAGTCACATGTGAGAGCACCAAGGAAGAGGGGAGGCTTTGCAGCACGCATGATCTTGCCAGTTCTATCGGTGGCTCTTCTCGTCCTTGTCAGCGTTGGGATCTATGGATGGGCATAA